A region from the Euzebyales bacterium genome encodes:
- a CDS encoding 50S ribosomal protein L11 methyltransferase: protein MGVARDGVGHWVLHLDGDLDEVDRHWAALTAAGMIGTAEVDGRAGVYFPHRLDDLAVPGTWEHIPDRDWHEQWRDGLTPVRAGRWTVTPSWLATGTADELVLDPGQAFGTGHHETTQACLDALATIALDGRTVLDVGTGSGVLAIAAADAGATVTAVDTDPLAVAAASANAVRNGAEVTVAHGSIDAVRGRTFDVVVANLDTATLVASAADLARAVAAGGTLLASGVGNERSDQVGAALTRVGMDVTVAPGAEWTLVRARRRPA from the coding sequence GTGGGCGTAGCGCGTGACGGCGTGGGGCACTGGGTGCTCCACCTCGACGGTGACCTCGACGAGGTGGACCGCCACTGGGCGGCGCTGACGGCGGCCGGCATGATCGGCACGGCGGAGGTCGACGGACGCGCCGGCGTCTACTTCCCCCACCGGCTCGACGACCTCGCTGTGCCCGGGACGTGGGAGCACATACCCGACCGCGACTGGCACGAACAGTGGCGTGACGGCCTCACGCCGGTGCGTGCGGGGCGCTGGACCGTGACGCCTTCGTGGCTGGCGACTGGGACGGCGGACGAGTTGGTGCTCGACCCCGGACAGGCGTTCGGCACCGGCCATCACGAGACGACGCAGGCGTGCCTCGATGCGCTCGCCACGATCGCGTTGGACGGTCGCACAGTGCTCGACGTCGGCACCGGCAGCGGCGTGCTGGCGATCGCCGCCGCCGACGCCGGCGCGACGGTCACAGCGGTCGACACCGATCCGTTGGCGGTGGCTGCCGCGTCCGCCAACGCCGTCCGCAACGGTGCGGAGGTGACGGTGGCACACGGCAGCATCGACGCCGTCCGCGGCCGCACGTTCGACGTGGTGGTGGCCAACCTCGACACCGCCACCCTCGTCGCGTCGGCCGCTGACCTCGCGCGGGCCGTCGCAGCCGGGGGGACGTTGCTGGCCAGCGGCGTCGGCAACGAGCGCAGCGACCAGGTGGGCGCCGCCCTGACCCGTGTCGGCATGGACGTGACCGTGGCACCCGGGGCCGAGTGGACGCTGGTCAGAGCGCGGCGGCGGCCCGCATGA
- a CDS encoding M18 family aminopeptidase: MDPADDLLAFIAAAPSPYHAVAEMARRLDRAGFAPLSETTPWNLAPGDRRYVVRDGGSLIALRVGGQPLADAGVRLIGTHTDSPTLKVRPIEDVRRHGYAQVGVEPYGGLLAHTWLDRDLTLAGRLAVLDDDGVVSTRLVHLERPVLRVPSLAIHLFRELRDTGLRLDPQKHLVPVLGPPSAPALRSVVAESAGVDADAVVGHDLVTADTQPPARGGIDGTAIHAPRLDNLASCHAALLALCNADDGDATQVLVANDHEEVGSTTAEGARGSFLDDTIMRLVQVVDGPDPQARARALARSLLVSCDMAHAVHPNYADRHETEHRPRLGGGPVIKLNANQSYASDAGSIGWFTARARDVGVDVQHFVVRADLPCGSTIGPLTAARLGVQTVDVGNPMLSMHSCREQASTADVAPLVRVLGAHLEASVP, encoded by the coding sequence ATGGATCCAGCCGATGACCTGTTGGCCTTCATCGCCGCCGCGCCGTCGCCCTACCACGCGGTCGCCGAGATGGCCCGCCGCCTCGACCGTGCAGGCTTCGCCCCGCTGTCCGAGACCACGCCGTGGAACCTCGCGCCCGGCGACCGACGGTACGTGGTCCGCGACGGCGGCAGCCTGATCGCCCTGCGCGTGGGTGGCCAACCCCTCGCCGACGCCGGCGTGCGACTGATCGGCACCCACACCGACAGCCCGACGTTGAAGGTCCGGCCGATCGAGGACGTCAGGCGTCACGGGTACGCGCAGGTGGGCGTCGAACCGTACGGCGGACTGCTCGCCCACACCTGGCTGGACCGCGACCTGACGCTTGCCGGGCGCCTGGCGGTGCTCGACGACGACGGCGTCGTGTCGACCCGACTCGTGCACCTCGAGCGTCCCGTCCTGCGGGTGCCCTCACTGGCGATCCATCTGTTTCGCGAGTTGCGCGACACCGGCCTGCGCCTCGACCCACAGAAGCACCTGGTGCCGGTGCTCGGTCCCCCCAGCGCGCCCGCGCTGCGCAGCGTCGTCGCGGAGTCCGCCGGCGTCGACGCCGACGCCGTGGTCGGTCACGACCTGGTGACCGCCGACACCCAGCCGCCGGCCCGGGGCGGGATCGACGGCACCGCGATCCACGCGCCGCGGCTGGACAACCTGGCGTCGTGCCACGCGGCGCTGTTGGCGCTGTGCAACGCCGACGACGGGGATGCGACGCAGGTGCTCGTGGCCAACGACCACGAGGAGGTCGGGAGCACGACCGCCGAGGGCGCGCGCGGGTCGTTCCTCGACGACACGATCATGCGCCTCGTCCAGGTCGTCGACGGACCGGATCCACAGGCGCGGGCGCGCGCGCTCGCGCGATCCCTGCTGGTGTCGTGCGACATGGCCCACGCGGTGCACCCCAACTACGCGGACCGCCACGAGACCGAGCACCGGCCCCGCCTCGGAGGCGGTCCCGTGATCAAGCTCAACGCCAACCAGTCGTACGCCTCCGACGCTGGGTCGATCGGCTGGTTCACGGCCCGGGCGCGCGACGTCGGCGTCGACGTCCAGCACTTCGTCGTGCGCGCCGACCTGCCCTGCGGCTCGACGATCGGACCGCTGACCGCGGCGCGCCTGGGCGTGCAGACCGTCGACGTGGGCAACCCGATGCTGTCGATGCACTCGTGCCGCGAGCAGGCGAGCACAGCGGACGTCGCCCCGCTCGTCCGCGTGCTCGGCGCACACCTCGAGGCGTCGGTGCCCTAG
- a CDS encoding aminotransferase class IV, giving the protein MVTQIALVDGASSPLERASLAITDAGVARGDGAFETVGIWDGAPFRLDDHLERLDRSLRSIGLSPAPSAVLRDDIARVLDGQRGDGALRLFVTATGTRIVTVTEPPARATLRRLVSQPAPWIRPLGSYGPASAKTMSYGPNMAASRAAQAAGGDDALLISLEHLVLEGPTFTVLWIRDGELYAPALDLGLVDSISRRSIVELAVADGTVCHTGDYERDAVLSADEVLTCSSVRPVHPLASIDRCELPTATPVTNRLAAALDHWRRGRGDGP; this is encoded by the coding sequence ATGGTCACGCAGATCGCGCTGGTCGATGGCGCCTCATCGCCGCTCGAGCGGGCATCGCTGGCGATCACTGACGCCGGCGTCGCGCGCGGTGACGGCGCGTTCGAGACGGTCGGCATCTGGGACGGGGCACCGTTCCGCCTCGACGACCACCTCGAACGGCTGGACCGGTCATTGCGCTCGATCGGTCTTTCCCCCGCACCGTCCGCGGTGCTACGTGACGACATCGCACGCGTGCTCGACGGGCAGCGGGGCGACGGCGCGCTACGCCTGTTCGTGACCGCGACCGGCACACGCATCGTGACGGTCACCGAGCCGCCGGCGCGGGCCACGCTGCGACGTCTGGTCAGTCAGCCGGCACCGTGGATCCGACCGCTCGGCAGCTACGGGCCCGCGTCGGCGAAGACGATGTCGTACGGTCCCAACATGGCCGCGTCACGAGCGGCGCAGGCGGCCGGTGGGGACGACGCCCTGCTGATCTCGCTCGAGCACCTGGTGCTGGAGGGCCCCACGTTCACGGTGCTGTGGATCCGTGACGGCGAACTGTACGCGCCCGCGCTCGACCTGGGGCTCGTCGACTCGATCAGCAGGCGCAGCATCGTCGAGCTCGCGGTGGCCGACGGGACCGTCTGCCACACGGGCGACTACGAGCGTGACGCGGTCCTGTCGGCCGACGAGGTGCTCACCTGTTCGTCGGTGCGCCCCGTACATCCGCTCGCGAGCATCGACCGCTGCGAGCTGCCGACCGCGACGCCCGTCACGAACCGCCTCGCCGCGGCGCTCGACCACTGGCGCCGTGGCCGTGGGGACGGCCCGTGA
- the dacB gene encoding D-alanyl-D-alanine carboxypeptidase/D-alanyl-D-alanine-endopeptidase, whose protein sequence is MTAVVLATAGAPSAGAADDVEPLDLPPPPPARVAPSPPEQPTPTGLVTLLDRLHGFGQTSPDGTTGVAVIDATGRSLNSVRAQRPLLPASTMKLLTAAAALRILGPDHRFVTRVYATGPIDDAGTLDGDLVLVGGGDPVLATPAFRRRVDMARPATSLQRLARRVADARVTRVRGRIVGDGSILARQPLATGWLPAYLTSRDATRSSGLTVDAGLRLFRRSGQLNGAAAADPTARAAAELRRLLDGTDVVITGTHRTGLLPDDATEVARVASPPLTVLLAHMLRESDNHLADGVFRMLGAATGDPTWRGGERAVRAALADVDATWRGTRLADGSGLSRANRLTADVLVELLRTMANGPQREPWLRLLPVTGRSGTVASRLSGTQAVGRVRAKTGTLRDVRALAGTVPGTGGVDHHLAVLANGLHSYTGVLAARRLADVLALALVTAQDGCRGSIAPPHDERPRRSPERRICGAPRPSAPPA, encoded by the coding sequence ATGACCGCGGTGGTCCTCGCCACGGCCGGGGCACCGTCGGCCGGAGCCGCCGACGACGTGGAACCGCTGGATCTGCCTCCCCCTCCGCCGGCGCGTGTGGCGCCGTCTCCACCCGAGCAGCCGACGCCGACCGGTCTGGTCACCTTGCTCGACCGGTTGCACGGCTTCGGTCAGACGTCACCGGATGGCACGACCGGCGTGGCGGTCATCGACGCCACCGGCCGGTCGTTGAACTCGGTGCGCGCGCAGCGACCACTGCTGCCGGCGTCGACGATGAAGCTGCTCACGGCCGCGGCCGCCCTGCGCATACTCGGTCCCGACCACCGCTTCGTCACACGGGTGTACGCGACGGGCCCGATCGACGATGCGGGCACCCTCGACGGTGATCTGGTCCTGGTCGGCGGTGGTGACCCGGTACTCGCGACGCCGGCGTTCCGGCGCCGGGTCGACATGGCACGCCCGGCAACGTCGTTGCAGCGCCTGGCCCGCCGTGTCGCCGACGCGAGGGTGACGCGCGTGCGTGGACGGATCGTGGGTGACGGATCGATCCTCGCACGGCAGCCGCTGGCCACCGGTTGGCTGCCGGCCTACCTGACGAGTCGCGATGCGACCCGCAGCTCTGGCCTGACAGTCGACGCCGGCCTGCGGCTGTTCCGCCGCTCCGGCCAGCTCAACGGCGCCGCGGCCGCCGACCCGACGGCACGCGCCGCCGCCGAACTGCGCCGGCTGCTCGACGGGACGGACGTCGTGATCACCGGCACCCACCGGACGGGCCTCCTCCCCGACGACGCCACGGAGGTGGCGCGGGTCGCGAGTCCACCACTGACCGTGCTGCTGGCGCACATGCTGCGCGAGAGCGACAACCACCTCGCCGACGGCGTGTTCCGCATGCTCGGCGCCGCCACCGGCGACCCGACCTGGCGTGGCGGCGAGCGGGCCGTCCGCGCTGCGCTCGCCGACGTCGACGCCACGTGGCGCGGCACCCGCCTGGCCGACGGGTCCGGGCTGTCACGCGCCAATCGCCTGACCGCCGACGTGCTCGTCGAACTGCTGCGGACGATGGCGAACGGTCCTCAACGCGAGCCGTGGCTCCGCCTGCTCCCGGTCACGGGACGCTCGGGAACCGTCGCGTCACGACTGAGCGGCACGCAGGCCGTCGGCCGTGTGCGCGCCAAGACGGGCACGCTGCGCGACGTCCGCGCGCTGGCCGGCACGGTCCCCGGCACCGGCGGCGTCGATCACCACCTCGCCGTCCTCGCCAACGGGTTGCACAGCTACACGGGCGTGCTCGCAGCGCGGCGGTTGGCCGATGTCCTCGCCCTGGCGTTGGTGACGGCGCAGGACGGCTGCCGCGGTTCCATCGCCCCGCCCCATGACGAGCGCCCGCGCAGGTCTCCGGAACGGCGGATCTGCGGCGCTCCACGGCCATCGGCGCCGCCGGCGTAG
- a CDS encoding antibiotic biosynthesis monooxygenase: MAFVAINVLTVPAERRDVLEQRFASRAGEVDRTPGFQAFELLRPVDGEDRYLVYTRWDSREAFTAWTESQAFGRGHARQQADGPAATGAELWTFEVAERSERA; the protein is encoded by the coding sequence ATGGCCTTCGTCGCGATCAACGTCCTCACCGTCCCAGCCGAGCGCCGGGACGTGTTGGAGCAGCGGTTCGCGAGCCGCGCCGGTGAGGTCGACCGCACGCCCGGCTTCCAGGCGTTCGAGCTGCTGCGTCCGGTCGACGGCGAGGACCGCTATCTGGTCTACACGCGCTGGGACTCCAGAGAGGCGTTCACCGCATGGACCGAGTCGCAGGCGTTCGGGCGGGGGCACGCACGGCAGCAGGCCGACGGACCAGCGGCGACCGGCGCCGAGCTGTGGACGTTCGAGGTCGCCGAGCGCAGCGAGCGGGCGTAG
- a CDS encoding RDD family protein, whose amino-acid sequence MRTRKARWTLFAIAGVSDRAVAFVIDAAIFWVVWMGGVIWLVESGELGTAPRPWAPRALVWAVVVLVGWLAYDALSIAAWGGTAGRRVMGIEVRDVGGGLPGRRAAAIRSCVRAAVAVALAVRPSLLAGPERRGPHDRVAGTVVVSSAELEPAGDDPGGRSDAAAPADATETAIRAGAPDAAMAGWLRAIAQQTGSRLDVAAPSWRRSDDPDDIRDRAFCLLLAALAPRHPDHRDVLVAVIDAHAALDDLGQGRLRHLTALVADHGRARDWLRLPESARLAVLLDTTTRLRAGVGQATDPHRR is encoded by the coding sequence ATGAGGACCAGGAAGGCGCGCTGGACGCTGTTCGCGATCGCGGGCGTGTCCGACCGGGCGGTCGCCTTCGTGATCGACGCCGCGATCTTCTGGGTCGTCTGGATGGGCGGCGTGATCTGGCTGGTCGAGTCCGGAGAGCTCGGGACGGCGCCCCGGCCGTGGGCGCCCCGGGCGCTGGTGTGGGCGGTGGTCGTGCTGGTCGGCTGGCTGGCGTATGACGCGTTGAGCATCGCGGCCTGGGGCGGCACGGCGGGTCGACGCGTCATGGGGATCGAGGTCCGTGACGTCGGAGGTGGACTGCCGGGCCGGCGGGCGGCCGCGATCCGTTCGTGTGTCCGTGCCGCTGTCGCCGTCGCGCTCGCCGTGCGGCCGTCGCTGCTGGCGGGACCGGAGCGGCGCGGCCCGCACGACCGGGTCGCGGGGACCGTGGTGGTCAGCAGCGCGGAGCTCGAGCCCGCCGGGGACGATCCCGGTGGACGCAGCGACGCCGCTGCGCCCGCCGACGCGACGGAGACGGCGATCCGCGCCGGTGCCCCGGACGCGGCGATGGCCGGCTGGTTGCGCGCGATCGCCCAGCAGACCGGCTCACGCCTCGACGTCGCCGCACCATCGTGGCGGCGCAGCGATGACCCGGACGACATCCGTGACCGCGCCTTCTGTCTGCTGCTGGCGGCGCTCGCACCCCGCCATCCCGACCACCGCGATGTGCTCGTGGCGGTGATCGACGCCCATGCGGCGCTCGACGACCTGGGGCAGGGGCGGCTCCGCCACCTCACGGCGCTGGTCGCCGATCACGGCCGCGCGCGGGACTGGCTGCGGCTGCCCGAGTCAGCCCGCCTCGCCGTGCTCCTCGACACGACGACACGCCTGCGTGCAGGCGTGGGTCAGGCCACCGATCCCCACCGCAGGTAG
- a CDS encoding AI-2E family transporter, with amino-acid sequence MQFRRRERTAAAGREADGDVVDADHGPDGGDEAEQDGNAAGRGGDAVHRRSRSRETPVPLSQRATVRVGAYAWAVVGVVVVLIILGQIIGRVSIVAIPLVLALFPAAVLTPLADRLKERGMRDALVATLLVVGTVLVISGIITVLVPVVADQIDDITEDFREGVDELRNYLARGPFGLDPFDLDELIDRAREQVQSADVVSSGTVGSVAGQAGRFLAGLIAFIIALFFYLKDGPALAAWLRRLFPSGARDDASAIGGLVWTTIGSYFRGQLLVALIDAVGITIGLLVLRVPLALPIGVLVLFGSLFPVVGAFVSGLLAVLVALATQGLVTALIVLAIVLGVQQLEGNLLQPLILGRATQLHPLAVVAALLAGGSLLGILGAFIAVPVAASAWRAISYLRWGSVA; translated from the coding sequence GTGCAGTTCCGACGACGCGAGCGCACCGCTGCCGCCGGTCGTGAGGCCGACGGAGACGTGGTCGACGCCGACCACGGTCCCGATGGCGGTGACGAGGCCGAGCAGGACGGGAACGCCGCCGGCAGGGGTGGCGACGCGGTGCACCGTCGGTCGAGGTCGCGCGAGACCCCCGTCCCATTGAGCCAACGCGCGACCGTCCGCGTCGGCGCGTACGCGTGGGCGGTCGTCGGCGTGGTGGTCGTCCTGATCATCCTCGGGCAGATCATCGGCCGCGTGTCTATCGTCGCGATCCCCCTCGTCCTCGCGTTGTTCCCGGCCGCGGTGCTGACGCCGCTGGCGGACCGGCTGAAGGAACGCGGGATGCGCGATGCGCTCGTCGCGACGCTGCTGGTGGTCGGCACGGTGCTGGTGATCAGCGGCATCATCACGGTGCTCGTGCCCGTGGTGGCCGATCAGATCGATGACATCACGGAGGATTTCCGCGAAGGCGTCGACGAGCTGCGCAACTACCTCGCGCGCGGCCCGTTCGGGCTCGACCCGTTCGACCTCGACGAGCTCATCGATCGTGCCCGCGAGCAGGTGCAGTCGGCCGACGTGGTCAGCTCCGGCACCGTCGGCAGCGTGGCGGGTCAGGCCGGCCGGTTCCTGGCAGGGCTCATCGCGTTCATCATCGCCCTGTTCTTCTACCTGAAGGACGGACCGGCCCTCGCCGCCTGGCTACGCCGCCTGTTCCCGTCCGGCGCGCGCGACGACGCGTCCGCCATCGGTGGGCTGGTGTGGACGACCATCGGCTCATACTTCCGCGGGCAGCTGCTCGTGGCGTTGATCGACGCGGTCGGCATCACGATCGGCCTGCTCGTGCTCCGTGTGCCGCTCGCACTGCCGATCGGCGTCCTCGTCCTGTTCGGCAGCCTGTTCCCGGTCGTCGGTGCCTTCGTCAGCGGGCTGCTGGCCGTGCTGGTCGCGCTGGCCACGCAGGGGTTGGTCACCGCGCTGATCGTGCTGGCCATCGTGCTCGGCGTGCAGCAGCTCGAGGGCAACCTGCTGCAACCGCTCATCCTCGGCCGCGCGACACAACTGCACCCCCTGGCGGTCGTCGCGGCGCTGCTCGCAGGTGGTTCGCTGCTCGGCATCCTGGGCGCGTTCATCGCGGTCCCGGTCGCCGCCAGCGCCTGGCGGGCGATCTCCTACCTGCGGTGGGGATCGGTGGCCTGA
- a CDS encoding biotin/lipoyl-binding carrier protein, whose product MTRHVTADIAASVVRIAVAEGEQVTVEQPLVVLESMKMEIPVLAVVAGRIAKVGVQVGDTVLEGDLLVSIDPSDVAR is encoded by the coding sequence GTGACGCGCCACGTCACCGCGGACATCGCCGCCAGCGTCGTGCGGATCGCCGTCGCCGAGGGTGAGCAGGTCACCGTCGAGCAGCCGCTGGTCGTGCTCGAGTCGATGAAGATGGAGATTCCCGTGCTGGCGGTGGTCGCCGGACGCATCGCGAAGGTCGGCGTACAGGTCGGTGACACCGTGCTCGAGGGAGACCTGCTCGTGTCGATCGACCCGTCAGATGTCGCGAGGTAG
- a CDS encoding TRAM domain-containing protein, which translates to MTAGADRTGPVEMTLDGFAHGGRAVGRLPDGRACFVAYGIPGERVMVEVTDVRRRWARGTVVEVLDASPDRVAPPCPLFGPGRCGGCTMQHIAVDRQAALLGEVISDQVQRIARLEVPGGVVDVLTPHTGDGLGYRNRARFTVTDDGRLAFRRARSHDPIVVEDCPLLTARARELQAVMTQGWRDVTEVQLQVGSDGSGTLAVTATGRDPVVPSTLPVHVARRGRRRRVSRDARVRHAVGGRTFVAGATSFFQASVAAAEVLVDRVVRIADVSHGDRVIDCYAGVGLFSVALAARGARVTAIESDAEACADARRNTQGMPVDVVCARVGDVPVTPTGVAAVVLDPPRTGAGADAIAWIVDRSPARIAYVSCDPATFARDARQLDASGYRLTSLVGVDQFTHTGHVELVGGFTRSA; encoded by the coding sequence ATGACCGCTGGGGCGGATCGGACCGGGCCGGTCGAGATGACGCTCGACGGGTTCGCCCACGGGGGCCGCGCCGTCGGGCGACTGCCCGATGGACGCGCCTGCTTCGTGGCCTACGGCATCCCGGGAGAGCGGGTGATGGTGGAGGTCACCGACGTACGCCGCCGCTGGGCGCGCGGGACCGTCGTGGAGGTGCTGGACGCGTCACCCGACCGCGTGGCACCTCCGTGCCCGCTGTTCGGCCCGGGGCGCTGTGGGGGCTGCACCATGCAGCACATCGCGGTCGACCGCCAGGCCGCGCTGCTTGGCGAGGTGATCTCCGATCAGGTGCAGCGCATCGCGCGGCTCGAGGTCCCGGGTGGCGTGGTCGACGTGCTGACGCCCCACACCGGGGATGGTCTGGGCTACCGCAACCGCGCGCGCTTCACCGTCACCGACGATGGTCGCCTGGCGTTCCGCCGGGCACGCAGCCACGACCCGATCGTGGTCGAGGATTGTCCGCTGCTGACCGCGCGGGCGCGCGAGTTGCAGGCCGTGATGACGCAGGGATGGCGCGACGTCACCGAGGTGCAGCTGCAGGTCGGTTCGGACGGATCCGGCACCCTGGCCGTCACCGCGACCGGCCGCGACCCTGTCGTGCCGTCGACGCTGCCGGTGCACGTGGCGCGCCGCGGCCGCCGCCGGCGGGTGTCGCGTGACGCGCGCGTGCGTCACGCGGTCGGCGGCCGCACGTTCGTTGCGGGTGCCACCAGCTTCTTCCAGGCCAGCGTCGCCGCGGCTGAGGTGCTCGTCGACCGGGTCGTGCGCATCGCGGACGTCTCGCACGGGGATCGGGTGATCGACTGCTACGCGGGTGTCGGGCTGTTCTCGGTGGCCCTGGCCGCACGGGGCGCGCGGGTGACGGCCATCGAGAGCGACGCCGAGGCCTGCGCCGACGCGCGCCGCAACACACAGGGCATGCCGGTCGACGTCGTGTGCGCGCGCGTGGGTGACGTCCCGGTGACGCCGACCGGTGTCGCGGCCGTGGTGCTCGACCCACCACGGACCGGCGCAGGTGCCGACGCCATCGCGTGGATCGTCGACCGGTCGCCGGCACGCATCGCGTACGTGTCATGTGATCCGGCCACGTTCGCACGCGACGCGCGGCAGCTCGACGCCTCGGGCTACCGCCTGACGAGCCTCGTCGGCGTCGACCAGTTCACCCACACCGGCCACGTCGAGCTCGTCGGCGGCTTCACCCGGTCCGCATGA
- a CDS encoding pyridoxamine 5'-phosphate oxidase family protein, which translates to MACWSDGGGLWMTTSRHAAKVAALRRDPRCALWIEPDDPSDPGVAVDGTARVHDLSDPLGLALHAPTISAALAAMAVTHRTALTGYVRDLSQLPGRWRPHSRVLIRVRVDRARSRLAPQRRSGVGPLLPSELPAAVRRAVTGARLVTLALQRGDALSVQPAVWNAGFALDVGASAVPEAPTPACVVIDAHDDARPSSKVGVLLRGHVDPSLTFHPRRAVWWEGFSSDAGPVTPPTSASGIRLPD; encoded by the coding sequence ATGGCCTGCTGGTCCGACGGCGGTGGGTTGTGGATGACCACGTCCCGCCACGCGGCCAAGGTGGCGGCGCTGCGCCGTGACCCGCGATGTGCGCTGTGGATCGAACCCGACGACCCGTCGGATCCTGGCGTCGCGGTGGACGGCACCGCACGCGTCCACGACCTGTCCGATCCGCTCGGGCTCGCGCTGCACGCACCGACCATCTCCGCGGCCCTCGCGGCCATGGCCGTGACCCACCGGACAGCGCTGACGGGTTACGTGCGCGACCTGTCCCAGCTGCCGGGACGGTGGCGTCCGCACAGCCGGGTGCTCATCCGGGTCCGCGTCGACCGTGCGCGCAGCCGGCTGGCGCCACAGCGCCGCAGCGGTGTCGGGCCGCTGCTGCCCTCCGAACTGCCCGCGGCGGTGCGGCGCGCCGTCACGGGGGCACGGCTGGTGACTCTGGCGCTCCAGCGCGGCGACGCGTTGTCGGTGCAGCCCGCCGTGTGGAACGCCGGCTTCGCACTCGACGTCGGCGCCAGCGCGGTCCCCGAGGCACCGACGCCGGCCTGCGTGGTCATCGACGCGCACGACGACGCGCGGCCGTCGAGCAAGGTGGGCGTGCTGCTACGGGGCCATGTGGATCCCAGCCTGACGTTCCACCCGCGCCGCGCGGTCTGGTGGGAGGGGTTCTCCTCGGATGCGGGTCCCGTCACCCCACCGACGAGTGCGAGCGGGATCAGACTCCCGGACTGA